Proteins encoded together in one Blastocatellia bacterium window:
- a CDS encoding HAD family hydrolase codes for MTEPMPAALPIALVISDIDGTLITSNHEIAESTRTAALRLYERGINLSLCSSRPPRSIRPLAETLALRSPFAAFNGALIITADGEVKLRSTIPTAVIARVKTIADAFGIGVWLYDEEDWWVAGRDAFVEREEHTSGFAPRIEGYDERLKGEATKLTVVGKPELVAQAEQRALAELAGEISASRSKPRFLDVTAYGIHKGSAVRRIASVFEVTPAQVAVIGDGPNDIEMFREAGISIAMGQGVDEVIDAARFITSSNDNDGWARGIEKYVLGAVQTVGV; via the coding sequence ATGACTGAACCGATGCCCGCCGCATTGCCCATCGCGCTCGTCATCTCTGACATTGACGGCACGCTGATCACCTCGAATCACGAGATCGCCGAATCCACGCGCACGGCGGCGCTGCGCCTCTACGAGCGCGGCATCAACCTGTCGTTGTGCAGCTCGCGCCCGCCGCGCTCGATTCGCCCGCTGGCCGAGACGCTGGCGCTGCGCTCGCCATTCGCCGCCTTCAACGGCGCGTTAATCATCACCGCCGACGGCGAAGTCAAACTGCGCAGCACGATTCCGACCGCGGTGATTGCCCGCGTCAAAACCATTGCCGATGCGTTCGGCATCGGCGTCTGGCTTTACGACGAAGAAGATTGGTGGGTCGCCGGGCGCGATGCCTTCGTCGAGCGCGAAGAACACACTTCGGGGTTCGCCCCGCGCATCGAAGGCTACGACGAACGGCTCAAAGGCGAAGCCACCAAGCTCACCGTCGTCGGCAAGCCTGAGCTGGTGGCGCAGGCCGAGCAGCGCGCCCTCGCCGAGCTGGCCGGCGAAATCTCGGCGTCGCGCTCGAAGCCGCGCTTTCTTGATGTCACCGCTTACGGCATTCACAAAGGCTCAGCCGTGCGGCGCATCGCCAGTGTGTTTGAGGTCACGCCTGCACAGGTCGCGGTCATCGGCGACGGGCCGAACGATATCGAGATGTTCCGCGAGGCCGGCATCAGCATCGCTATGGGTCAAGGCGTAGACGAAGTGATCGACGCGGCGCGCTTCATCACCTCGTCCAACGATAACGACGGCTGGGCGCGCGGCATTGAAAAATATGTCCTGGGCGCGGTACAAACGGTGGGCGTTTAG
- the tkt gene encoding transketolase yields MSTASMPTDTPRHDSQLDELCINTVRTLAMDAVQQANSGHPGTPMALAPVAYVLWDRYMRHNPHNPQWPNRDRFVLSAGHASMLLYGMLHISGYDLPLEEIKRFRQWESKTPGHPEYGLTAGVETTTGPLGQGVANSVGMAIAERWLAARFNRPGHEIVDYRVYAIAGDGCMMEGVSSEAASLAGHLRLSNLVWIYDNNHITIEGNTSLAFSDDMASRFMSYHWNVLRVGDANDLELLDGAIRTAQKESERPTLIIVDSHIAWGAPNKQDTHSAHGEPLGEEEIRLTKQRYGWPADAKFLVPNEVSAYTNRSIERGGKYEADWNAKFAAYKEAHPELAAEWEKLHSGELPDGWEAAIPTFPADAKGVAGRDASAKVLNAIAASVPWVLGGSADLAPSTKTRLTKEGDFEADSYAGRNFHFGIREHAMGAILNGMALAKLKAYGSGFLIFSDYMRAPIRLSSLMELPVTYIFTHDSIGVGEDGPTHQPIEQLMSLRAIPHLHVIRPGDANEVSEAWRVIMTMKNHPVALILSRQPMPTFDRTQYASAEGTQRGAYVLADSEGTPEVILIGTGSELQLCVSAYEQLTQEGIKARVVSLPCWELFERQSAEYHEAVLPAAVNARVAVEAGTNLGWEKFVGRAGRIIARRNFGASAPLKDLLKHFGFTVENVVAEAKAAIEQNKG; encoded by the coding sequence ATGAGTACAGCGTCGATGCCTACCGACACCCCCAGACATGACAGCCAGCTCGACGAGCTATGCATTAACACGGTTCGCACGCTGGCCATGGACGCCGTGCAGCAAGCCAATTCGGGCCACCCCGGAACGCCGATGGCGCTCGCGCCGGTCGCCTATGTGCTTTGGGACCGCTACATGCGCCACAATCCGCACAACCCGCAATGGCCGAACCGCGACCGCTTCGTGCTGTCGGCCGGGCACGCCTCCATGCTCTTGTACGGCATGCTGCATATTTCCGGCTACGACCTGCCGCTCGAAGAGATCAAGCGCTTCCGCCAGTGGGAGTCGAAAACGCCGGGCCACCCCGAATACGGATTGACCGCGGGCGTCGAAACCACCACCGGGCCGCTCGGCCAGGGCGTCGCCAACTCGGTCGGCATGGCGATTGCCGAGCGCTGGCTGGCGGCGCGCTTCAACCGCCCCGGCCACGAGATCGTCGATTATCGCGTCTATGCCATCGCCGGCGACGGCTGTATGATGGAAGGCGTCTCGTCCGAGGCCGCTTCGCTCGCCGGCCATTTGCGCCTCAGCAACCTCGTCTGGATTTACGACAACAATCACATCACCATCGAAGGCAATACCTCGCTTGCCTTCAGCGATGACATGGCCTCGCGCTTCATGTCTTATCACTGGAACGTCCTCAGGGTCGGCGACGCCAATGATCTTGAACTGCTCGACGGGGCGATCCGCACGGCGCAGAAAGAGAGCGAGCGCCCGACCTTGATCATCGTTGACAGTCACATCGCCTGGGGCGCGCCGAACAAGCAGGACACACACTCGGCGCACGGCGAGCCGCTCGGCGAAGAAGAGATTCGCTTGACCAAGCAGCGCTACGGCTGGCCCGCCGATGCCAAGTTTTTGGTGCCGAACGAAGTCAGCGCCTACACCAACCGCTCAATCGAGCGCGGCGGCAAGTACGAAGCCGACTGGAACGCCAAATTCGCCGCCTACAAAGAAGCGCACCCGGAGCTGGCCGCTGAATGGGAGAAGTTGCACAGCGGCGAATTGCCCGACGGCTGGGAAGCCGCGATTCCAACTTTCCCTGCCGATGCCAAAGGCGTCGCGGGCCGCGATGCCAGCGCCAAGGTGTTGAACGCCATCGCCGCGAGCGTGCCGTGGGTGCTGGGCGGGTCGGCAGACCTCGCGCCTTCGACCAAAACGCGGCTGACGAAAGAAGGCGACTTTGAGGCCGACTCCTACGCCGGGCGCAACTTCCATTTCGGCATTCGCGAGCATGCCATGGGCGCGATCCTCAACGGCATGGCGCTGGCGAAGTTGAAGGCTTACGGGTCGGGCTTCCTGATCTTCTCGGATTACATGCGCGCGCCGATTCGCCTGTCATCGCTGATGGAGCTGCCGGTGACTTACATCTTCACGCACGATTCCATCGGCGTCGGCGAAGACGGCCCGACGCATCAGCCCATCGAGCAGTTGATGTCATTGCGCGCCATCCCGCACCTGCACGTCATCCGTCCCGGCGACGCCAACGAAGTCAGCGAAGCATGGCGGGTCATCATGACGATGAAGAATCATCCGGTGGCGCTCATCCTCAGCCGCCAGCCGATGCCGACCTTTGACCGCACCCAATACGCTTCGGCTGAAGGCACGCAGCGCGGCGCTTACGTGCTGGCCGACTCCGAAGGCACGCCCGAAGTGATTCTGATCGGCACCGGCTCGGAGCTTCAGCTCTGCGTCTCGGCTTACGAGCAACTGACCCAGGAAGGCATCAAGGCGCGCGTCGTCAGCCTGCCCTGCTGGGAGCTGTTCGAGCGCCAGTCAGCGGAGTATCACGAAGCGGTGCTGCCGGCGGCGGTGAATGCGCGCGTCGCGGTCGAAGCCGGGACGAATCTCGGCTGGGAGAAATTCGTTGGGCGCGCCGGCCGCATCATCGCGCGCCGCAACTTTGGCGCGTCAGCGCCGCTCAAAGACCTGCTCAAGCATTTCGGTTTCACCGTCGAAAACGTCGTCGCTGAAGCCAAGGCGGCAATCGAACAGAACAAGGGCTAG
- a CDS encoding molybdopterin cofactor-binding domain-containing protein, producing MSKIENVSRRGFLKGALASGAFVLGMQLVPKFVHASGATAAAGIDDAVFRPDLFVGIHTDGTVYIIAHRSEMGTGIRTTLPLILADELDADWQRVRVEQAIGDARYGSQDTDGSHSVRDFFDVMRQGGATARLMLAQAAAAQWQVPVAECEASLHTILHRKSGRKASYGELALAASKLPVPKKEELQFKPKSAWRYIGKPAPSVDLRDLCTGHAQFGMDARTEGMVYASIEHPPVLGGKIKSVDDKEALKVAGVQQTVSLDPFKAPHAFQPLGGVAVIANNTWAAFQGREKLKIEWDDGAHAAYNSADYKKQLQETARKPGKVARNAGDVDAVFAKGGRIIEADYYVPHLAHASMEPPAALADVRGDKVTVWTATQNPQAVQSEVSRALGVPKENVICHVTLLGGGFGRKSKPDYAVEAALLSKKVGRPVKVVWSREDDIRFDYYHAVAAMYMKAALDDKGRPTAWLQRSVFPTISSTFAPNQTYGAPFELAMGWTDMPFDVANLRVENGPAEAHVRIGWLRSVSNIYHAFAVHSFIDELAHAAGRDPLAYLLEALGPARQIDLKAIGYPNYGGATDAYPIDTARMRRVTEMAAAKAGWGKRKMGRGHGLGISVHRSFLTYVATVVEVEVDDKGKVRIPRVETVVDAGMVVNPDVVRAQFEGAAVFGTSIVRSGAITATAGRIDQSNFHDYQVARMNEAPYQTNVTIVESSAPPAGVGEPGVPPFVPALTNAIFAATGKRVRELPLTGNKLTA from the coding sequence ATGAGCAAGATTGAAAATGTCAGTCGGCGCGGCTTTCTCAAAGGCGCGCTCGCCAGCGGCGCTTTCGTCCTCGGCATGCAGCTGGTGCCCAAATTCGTCCACGCCAGCGGCGCGACGGCTGCCGCAGGCATAGATGACGCGGTCTTTCGCCCCGATCTTTTCGTCGGCATTCACACGGACGGCACGGTCTACATCATCGCGCATCGCTCAGAGATGGGCACGGGCATCCGCACGACACTGCCGCTCATCCTTGCCGACGAATTAGACGCCGACTGGCAGCGCGTCCGCGTCGAGCAGGCCATCGGCGATGCGCGCTATGGCTCGCAGGACACGGACGGGTCGCATTCGGTGCGCGACTTCTTTGACGTGATGCGCCAGGGCGGCGCAACCGCGCGCTTGATGCTGGCGCAGGCCGCCGCCGCTCAGTGGCAGGTGCCGGTTGCGGAGTGTGAAGCGAGCCTGCACACCATCCTGCACCGCAAGTCGGGCCGCAAAGCTTCGTATGGCGAGCTGGCTCTAGCCGCTTCAAAGTTGCCGGTGCCGAAGAAAGAGGAGTTGCAGTTTAAGCCCAAAAGCGCATGGCGATATATCGGCAAGCCGGCGCCGAGCGTAGACCTCCGCGACCTCTGCACAGGCCATGCCCAGTTCGGCATGGACGCGCGCACCGAGGGCATGGTTTATGCCTCGATTGAGCATCCGCCCGTGCTTGGCGGCAAGATCAAATCCGTAGACGATAAAGAAGCGCTCAAGGTCGCAGGCGTGCAGCAGACCGTCTCGCTCGACCCGTTTAAAGCGCCGCATGCCTTTCAGCCGCTCGGCGGTGTTGCGGTCATCGCGAACAACACCTGGGCGGCTTTTCAGGGGCGCGAGAAGCTGAAGATTGAATGGGACGACGGCGCACATGCCGCGTACAACTCCGCCGACTACAAGAAGCAGTTACAGGAGACGGCTCGCAAGCCGGGCAAGGTGGCGCGCAACGCGGGCGACGTAGACGCCGTGTTTGCCAAAGGCGGCCGGATCATCGAAGCCGATTATTATGTGCCGCATCTGGCGCATGCTTCGATGGAGCCGCCCGCGGCGCTTGCGGACGTGCGCGGCGACAAGGTTACGGTCTGGACGGCGACGCAGAACCCACAGGCCGTGCAATCGGAAGTCAGCCGCGCGCTCGGCGTTCCGAAAGAGAATGTCATCTGTCACGTAACGCTGCTCGGCGGCGGCTTCGGTCGCAAGTCGAAGCCCGATTATGCGGTCGAAGCGGCGCTGCTTTCAAAGAAGGTCGGGCGCCCGGTCAAGGTCGTCTGGAGCAGGGAAGACGACATCCGGTTTGACTATTATCACGCCGTAGCAGCGATGTATATGAAGGCGGCGCTTGATGACAAGGGCCGGCCCACGGCGTGGCTGCAACGCTCGGTCTTTCCGACCATCTCTTCGACGTTTGCGCCGAATCAGACCTATGGCGCGCCGTTCGAGCTGGCGATGGGCTGGACCGACATGCCGTTTGATGTGGCCAATCTGCGCGTCGAAAACGGCCCGGCTGAAGCGCACGTGCGCATCGGCTGGCTGCGCTCGGTATCCAACATCTATCACGCCTTTGCCGTCCATTCCTTCATAGACGAGCTGGCGCATGCCGCCGGTCGCGACCCGCTCGCCTACTTGCTCGAAGCCCTCGGCCCGGCACGACAGATTGACCTTAAGGCGATTGGTTATCCGAACTATGGCGGCGCGACAGACGCCTATCCGATTGACACCGCTCGCATGCGCCGCGTCACCGAGATGGCGGCAGCGAAGGCCGGCTGGGGCAAACGCAAGATGGGCCGCGGCCACGGCCTCGGCATCAGCGTGCATCGCAGTTTCCTGACTTACGTGGCGACGGTCGTCGAAGTCGAAGTCGATGATAAAGGCAAGGTGCGCATCCCGCGCGTAGAAACCGTTGTAGATGCCGGCATGGTGGTCAACCCTGATGTCGTGCGCGCGCAGTTCGAGGGCGCAGCGGTCTTTGGCACAAGCATCGTGCGCAGCGGCGCGATCACCGCAACCGCGGGCCGGATCGATCAATCGAACTTCCACGATTACCAGGTGGCGCGCATGAATGAAGCGCCTTACCAGACCAACGTCACTATCGTTGAAAGCAGCGCGCCGCCGGCAGGCGTAGGCGAGCCGGGGGTGCCGCCGTTTGTGCCGGCGCTGACGAACGCGATCTTCGCCGCCACCGGTAAGCGCGTTCGCGAGCTGCCGCTCACGGGCAACAAGCTTACCGCATAG
- a CDS encoding ROK family protein: protein MTAPQHTINPDDVVLAEDARVLSIDIGGSGLKAAILDLNGDMLSERVRVETPKSLVADGLLQALVKLVEPLSGYDVVSVGFPGVVRKGVIITAPNLGTKQLKGFNLQMALEKQLGKPVRVLNDADMQGFAAIKGEGVEMVITLGTGFGTALFLDGELGPHLEISHIPCRNGEDFDQQIGNEARKKIGKKRWNRRVQRAIKVMRILTNFDRLYIGGGNSDKLTFKLEPDVEVVSNEYGVRGGAWLWRSKVTSDK from the coding sequence ATGACTGCACCGCAACATACGATTAACCCTGATGATGTCGTCCTGGCAGAAGACGCGCGCGTCCTATCAATTGACATCGGCGGCAGCGGCCTGAAGGCCGCTATCCTCGATCTCAACGGCGATATGTTGAGCGAGCGCGTGCGCGTCGAGACGCCGAAAAGCCTGGTGGCTGACGGCTTATTGCAGGCGCTCGTCAAGCTGGTCGAACCGCTGAGCGGTTATGACGTGGTATCGGTCGGCTTTCCCGGCGTCGTGCGCAAAGGGGTGATCATCACCGCGCCGAATCTCGGCACCAAGCAATTGAAAGGCTTCAATCTACAGATGGCGCTCGAAAAGCAGCTCGGCAAGCCGGTGCGCGTCCTCAACGATGCCGACATGCAAGGCTTCGCAGCGATCAAGGGCGAAGGCGTCGAGATGGTCATCACGCTCGGCACAGGCTTCGGCACGGCGCTCTTTCTGGATGGCGAGCTGGGGCCGCACCTTGAGATTTCGCATATCCCGTGTCGCAACGGCGAGGATTTCGACCAGCAGATCGGCAATGAAGCGCGCAAGAAGATCGGCAAGAAACGCTGGAACCGTCGCGTCCAACGCGCCATCAAGGTGATGCGCATCCTGACGAATTTCGACCGGCTCTATATCGGCGGCGGCAACTCTGATAAGTTGACCTTCAAGCTGGAACCGGATGTCGAGGTCGTCTCGAATGAATATGGCGTCCGCGGCGGCGCATGGCTGTGGCGATCAAAAGTGACAAGTGACAAGTAA
- a CDS encoding (2Fe-2S)-binding protein, protein MIRFKVNGVERTYEGDAEMPLLWYVRDLLGLTGTKFGCGMAMCGACTVHKNGEAIRSCMTPVGSLAGAEIVTIEGLAGNNLHPVQRAWMQTNVPQCGYCQSGQIMQAAALFNKNHRPTDQEINQAMSGNICRCGTYQRIRAAIKAAAEVKA, encoded by the coding sequence ATGATTCGATTCAAAGTCAATGGCGTCGAGCGCACTTATGAAGGCGACGCCGAGATGCCGCTGCTCTGGTACGTTCGCGATCTGTTGGGACTGACCGGCACCAAGTTCGGCTGCGGCATGGCCATGTGCGGCGCTTGCACGGTTCATAAAAACGGCGAAGCGATCCGCTCCTGTATGACGCCCGTGGGCTCGCTTGCCGGCGCCGAGATCGTCACCATCGAGGGTCTTGCCGGCAACAACCTCCACCCGGTACAGCGCGCCTGGATGCAGACGAACGTGCCGCAGTGCGGCTATTGCCAGTCGGGCCAGATCATGCAGGCAGCGGCGCTCTTTAATAAGAACCATCGGCCCACCGATCAAGAGATCAATCAGGCGATGTCGGGCAACATCTGCCGCTGCGGCACCTACCAGCGGATTCGTGCGGCGATCAAAGCCGCCGCGGAGGTCAAGGCATGA
- a CDS encoding bifunctional transaldolase/phosoglucose isomerase, producing the protein MSNPLVELQKHGQSIWYDNIRRALIDTGDIARKIEQDDLRGVTSNPSIFEKAIAGSTDYDAAMRQLIAEGRNINEIYDALTIEDIQRTADLFRPVYDRTNRIDGYVSLEVSPLLADDTASTVSEAKRLWAALDRPNVMIKIPATAAGLPAITEVIASGINVNVTLIFSEEVYEAVADAYISGLEQRAAAGGPVDHIASVASVFVSRIDAAVDNQLSFRARRTDDDAEKDKLNALLGKAAIANTRLIYQRFKQIFNDARFAPLRASGAQLQRPLWASTGTKNPAYKDTLYVEELIGPDTVDTVPPATYTAYRDHGAVRLSLEEDIDGARATIEQLTEAGVDLKAVMRQLQDEGVQTFIDSFRSLIDSIASKQAAIQSGLLDRQTASLGAHTEAVKQTLSRMEKEDWMRRIWRKDPTLWKSDEDHQKIIRNALGWVTVVDLLEANADELAAFSQRIRNDGFTDVMLLGMGGSSLCPEVFRRTFGNVEGAPTLHVLDSTDPATVKSFEERVNLGTTLFVVASKSGTTTEPLMFYRYFFERVREIKGERAGDNFVAITDPGTLMEAMATGDRFRRIFLNPADIGGRYSALSFFGMVPACLQGFDFKTLLDRAARAMHACSPAVPTADNPAARLGAIIGTMAAAGRDKLTLIASPDIASLGLWVEQLLAESTGKEGRGIIPVAGESLGSPAVYGDDRLFVYISLGDVDADTDSKLAALESAGHPVVRRRLRSPLDLGEEFYVWELATAVAGACLGINAFDQPNVQESKDNTRRLLEEYKQKGALPEQELVSEDNGLRVYAEAETGKLLMADTATLAEVIVSHLERAGRGDYIALLGYIQETAAHDQLLEALRTHLRDALGVATTTGYGPRFLHSTGQLHKGGPDSGVFVQLTADDAADLRLPGEPFTFSVLKQAQALGDFQSLASRHRRAIRVHLGKDVAAGLKALLEIVQDGLPLTQGQAQ; encoded by the coding sequence ATGAGCAATCCACTGGTTGAACTGCAAAAGCACGGACAGAGCATCTGGTATGACAACATTCGCCGCGCCTTGATCGATACGGGCGACATTGCCCGCAAGATCGAACAAGACGACCTGCGCGGCGTCACCTCGAACCCCTCGATCTTTGAGAAGGCGATTGCCGGCAGCACCGATTACGACGCGGCCATGCGCCAGTTGATTGCCGAGGGCCGTAACATCAATGAGATTTACGACGCCCTGACCATCGAAGACATTCAGCGCACCGCCGACCTCTTCCGCCCGGTCTACGACCGCACCAATCGCATAGACGGCTACGTCAGTCTCGAAGTCTCGCCGCTGCTTGCCGACGACACGGCGAGCACCGTTTCGGAAGCCAAGCGGTTGTGGGCGGCGCTCGACCGCCCGAACGTCATGATCAAGATACCAGCGACCGCGGCGGGATTGCCGGCCATCACCGAAGTGATCGCCAGCGGCATCAACGTCAACGTCACGCTGATCTTTTCCGAAGAGGTCTACGAGGCCGTAGCCGATGCCTATATCAGCGGCCTCGAACAGCGCGCCGCCGCGGGCGGGCCGGTTGACCACATCGCTTCGGTCGCAAGCGTCTTCGTCAGCCGCATCGATGCGGCGGTTGATAATCAACTCTCTTTCCGCGCTCGCCGCACGGATGACGACGCCGAAAAAGATAAGCTCAATGCGCTGCTCGGCAAGGCGGCCATCGCCAATACGCGGCTGATCTATCAACGCTTCAAGCAGATTTTTAACGACGCCCGCTTTGCCCCCTTGCGCGCTAGCGGCGCACAATTGCAGCGCCCGCTCTGGGCCAGCACAGGCACCAAGAACCCTGCGTACAAAGACACGCTCTACGTCGAAGAGCTGATCGGCCCCGACACCGTCGACACGGTGCCGCCCGCGACCTATACCGCCTACCGCGATCACGGCGCGGTGCGATTGAGCCTCGAAGAAGATATTGATGGCGCCCGCGCCACCATCGAGCAGCTGACGGAAGCCGGCGTTGACCTGAAGGCTGTGATGCGGCAGTTGCAGGACGAAGGCGTGCAGACCTTCATCGATTCGTTCCGCAGCTTGATCGATAGCATCGCCTCGAAGCAGGCGGCCATTCAAAGCGGCCTGCTCGACCGCCAGACGGCGTCGCTCGGCGCACACACCGAGGCGGTCAAGCAGACGCTCTCGCGCATGGAGAAGGAAGACTGGATGCGGCGCATCTGGCGCAAAGACCCGACGCTGTGGAAGAGCGATGAAGATCATCAGAAGATCATCCGCAACGCCCTCGGCTGGGTGACGGTCGTTGACCTCCTGGAAGCCAACGCCGACGAGCTTGCGGCCTTCAGCCAGCGCATTCGCAATGACGGCTTTACAGACGTGATGCTGCTGGGGATGGGCGGCAGCAGCCTCTGCCCCGAAGTCTTTCGCCGCACCTTCGGCAACGTCGAAGGCGCGCCGACCTTGCATGTTCTCGATAGCACCGACCCGGCGACCGTCAAGAGCTTTGAAGAGCGCGTGAATCTCGGAACCACGCTGTTCGTCGTCGCCAGCAAGTCGGGCACGACGACCGAGCCGCTGATGTTTTATCGCTACTTCTTCGAGCGGGTGCGCGAGATCAAAGGCGAGCGCGCCGGCGATAACTTCGTCGCGATTACCGACCCCGGCACGTTGATGGAAGCGATGGCCACAGGCGACCGCTTCCGGCGCATCTTCCTCAACCCGGCAGACATCGGCGGGCGTTATTCGGCGCTGTCGTTCTTCGGCATGGTGCCGGCCTGTTTGCAGGGCTTCGACTTCAAGACCTTGCTCGACCGCGCCGCCCGCGCCATGCACGCCTGCTCGCCGGCAGTGCCGACGGCGGATAACCCTGCGGCGCGGCTCGGCGCGATCATCGGGACGATGGCCGCAGCCGGGCGCGACAAGCTGACGCTCATCGCATCGCCCGATATTGCTTCGCTCGGCTTGTGGGTCGAGCAGTTGCTTGCTGAAAGCACCGGCAAAGAAGGGCGCGGCATCATCCCCGTAGCGGGCGAGTCGCTCGGCAGCCCCGCGGTCTACGGCGACGACCGCTTGTTCGTTTACATCAGCCTCGGCGATGTTGACGCTGACACGGATAGCAAGCTCGCGGCGCTCGAAAGCGCGGGCCACCCGGTGGTGCGCCGCAGGCTCCGCAGCCCGCTCGACCTCGGCGAAGAGTTTTACGTCTGGGAGCTGGCAACGGCGGTGGCAGGCGCTTGTCTCGGCATCAACGCTTTCGATCAGCCGAATGTGCAGGAGAGCAAGGACAACACGCGGCGGCTGCTCGAAGAGTACAAGCAGAAGGGCGCGCTGCCCGAGCAAGAGCTGGTCAGCGAAGACAACGGCCTGCGGGTCTACGCCGAAGCCGAGACCGGCAAGCTGCTGATGGCCGACACGGCGACGCTCGCCGAGGTGATCGTTTCGCACCTGGAGCGCGCCGGTCGTGGCGATTACATTGCGCTGCTCGGCTACATTCAAGAGACCGCCGCGCATGACCAGTTGCTCGAAGCCCTGCGCACGCACCTGCGCGACGCTCTGGGCGTGGCGACGACCACGGGGTATGGCCCGCGCTTCCTGCATTCGACCGGGCAGCTCCATAAAGGCGGCCCGGATTCAGGCGTCTTCGTGCAGTTGACCGCGGACGACGCGGCAGACCTGAGGCTTCCGGGCGAGCCGTTCACCTTCAGCGTCTTGAAGCAGGCGCAGGCGCTCGGCGACTTCCAATCGCTCGCCTCGCGCCATCGCCGCGCCATTCGCGTCCATCTCGGCAAGGACGTTGCCGCCGGTCTCAAGGCGCTGCTCGAAATCGTGCAGGATGGCTTGCCGCTCACTCAGGGGCAGGCGCAGTAG
- the gnd gene encoding decarboxylating NADP(+)-dependent phosphogluconate dehydrogenase — MSSEQAKAKQGQFGMIGLGVMGRNLALNVEEHGFPVAVWNLETEWVDSFVSENAARQFIGTHTLEEFIAALERPRRIMMMIKAGAPVDMTIERLKPILAPGDIIIDGGNSHFKDTQRREADLKAAGLNFVGSGVSGGETGARFGPSLMPGGAREAYEHIRPIFEAIAAKTDSGPCVTYVGPDGAGHFVKMVHNGIEYGDMQLIAEAYDILRHALSASADQLAEIFGEWNRGDLESYLIEITANILRVKDDETGKPLVDLILDKAEQKDTGKWTMQEAIIEGVPVPTIGSAIEARFLSSMKDERVIASRKIRGPRSQATRGDRQKITQAVHDALYASKICSYAQGMSLIGKGSAAHNWAINLSEMARIWKGGCIIRARFLDAIMNAYNRRADLPNLLLDDEFNRWIESAQANWRLAVKTAAGMGVAIPAMSASLAYFDSYRTASLPQNLTQAQRDYFGSHTYERIDHLERGHIHTEWTTE, encoded by the coding sequence ATGTCATCAGAACAGGCAAAAGCGAAGCAGGGGCAGTTCGGCATGATCGGCCTGGGCGTCATGGGACGCAACCTGGCGCTCAACGTCGAAGAGCATGGTTTTCCGGTCGCCGTCTGGAACCTGGAAACCGAGTGGGTGGACAGCTTCGTCAGCGAAAACGCCGCCAGGCAGTTCATCGGCACGCACACGCTCGAAGAATTCATTGCCGCGCTCGAACGCCCGCGCCGCATCATGATGATGATCAAGGCCGGCGCGCCCGTCGATATGACCATCGAGCGTTTGAAGCCGATTCTCGCGCCCGGAGACATCATCATTGACGGCGGCAACTCGCACTTTAAAGACACGCAGCGGCGCGAGGCCGACCTGAAAGCCGCCGGCTTGAACTTCGTCGGCTCAGGCGTCTCGGGCGGCGAAACCGGCGCCCGCTTCGGGCCGTCTTTGATGCCCGGCGGCGCCCGCGAAGCTTACGAACATATCCGCCCGATCTTTGAGGCCATCGCGGCAAAGACCGATTCCGGCCCGTGCGTCACCTACGTCGGCCCGGACGGCGCCGGCCATTTCGTCAAGATGGTTCATAACGGCATCGAGTACGGCGACATGCAATTGATCGCCGAAGCCTATGACATTTTGCGCCACGCGCTGTCGGCCTCTGCCGATCAGCTCGCAGAGATTTTCGGCGAATGGAATCGCGGTGATCTCGAATCCTATCTGATCGAGATCACCGCCAACATCCTGCGCGTCAAGGACGATGAAACCGGCAAGCCGCTGGTCGATCTGATTCTCGACAAGGCCGAGCAGAAAGACACCGGCAAATGGACGATGCAGGAAGCGATCATCGAAGGCGTGCCGGTGCCGACCATCGGCTCGGCCATTGAAGCGCGCTTCCTCTCATCTATGAAAGACGAGCGCGTCATCGCCAGCCGAAAGATTCGCGGCCCGCGCTCGCAAGCGACGCGCGGCGATAGGCAGAAGATCACCCAGGCGGTTCACGACGCGCTCTATGCGTCGAAGATTTGCTCGTACGCGCAGGGCATGAGCCTGATCGGCAAAGGCTCGGCGGCGCACAATTGGGCGATTAATCTGAGCGAGATGGCGCGAATCTGGAAAGGCGGGTGTATAATCCGTGCGCGCTTTCTGGATGCGATCATGAACGCTTACAACCGCCGCGCCGACCTGCCGAACTTGCTGTTGGATGACGAGTTCAACCGCTGGATCGAATCGGCGCAAGCGAACTGGCGACTGGCCGTCAAGACCGCCGCCGGCATGGGCGTCGCCATCCCGGCGATGAGCGCGAGCCTGGCTTACTTCGACAGCTATCGCACGGCGAGCCTGCCGCAGAATTTGACGCAGGCCCAGCGCGATTACTTTGGCTCGCACACCTACGAGCGCATTGATCATCTGGAGCGCGGCCACATTCACACGGAATGGACAACTGAGTGA